A single genomic interval of Fibrobacter sp. UWB13 harbors:
- a CDS encoding glycosyltransferase family 2 protein: MAKADAKNVEVRLCAIVPVYRHEKASRAVVEKLVSYNLPVILVDDGNAPEGHEILVQITKEFPNVELVTHKVNRGKGGAVRSGMEAAVAAGYTHALQVDADGQHDMEAIPFFMKAAKKHPADMICGFPQYDDSVPKSRENGRKVTNFWVAVETLSKDIPDAMCGFRVYPLATSWKVVRRFRNNRMGFDIEILVRLSWAGLKMRFYPIKVSYPEDGVSNFRMFHDNVAISLTHSMLFFGMLIRLPLILARRLFKKK, translated from the coding sequence TTGGCTAAAGCTGATGCAAAAAATGTCGAAGTTCGACTTTGTGCGATTGTACCTGTGTACAGGCACGAAAAGGCGTCCCGAGCAGTTGTCGAAAAGCTTGTCTCTTACAATTTGCCCGTGATTCTTGTTGATGATGGCAATGCTCCAGAAGGTCATGAAATTCTGGTGCAAATCACCAAGGAATTTCCGAATGTGGAACTTGTAACACACAAAGTCAATCGCGGTAAAGGCGGTGCGGTGCGCTCTGGAATGGAAGCTGCTGTCGCTGCTGGCTATACGCACGCCCTTCAGGTCGATGCCGATGGTCAGCACGATATGGAGGCTATTCCGTTTTTCATGAAGGCGGCGAAAAAGCACCCTGCTGATATGATTTGTGGATTCCCGCAGTACGATGATTCTGTTCCAAAATCTCGTGAAAACGGCCGTAAGGTCACGAATTTCTGGGTGGCTGTCGAAACGCTTTCGAAGGACATTCCCGATGCCATGTGCGGTTTTCGCGTGTACCCGCTGGCAACATCATGGAAAGTGGTTCGCCGTTTCCGTAACAACCGCATGGGCTTTGATATTGAAATTCTGGTGCGACTCTCTTGGGCTGGCTTAAAGATGCGTTTTTACCCGATCAAGGTAAGCTATCCGGAAGACGGAGTCTCGAACTTTAGAATGTTCCATGACAATGTCGCTATTTCGCTCACGCATTCGATGCTCTTCTTTGGCATGTTGATTCGACTGCCTTTGATTCTGGCTCGCCGTCTGTTTAAAAAGAAATAA
- a CDS encoding lipid A biosynthesis acyltransferase: protein MDANTPNLNTNDVLKAHWADIKEVGGSMWHFRFMLWMVCHLPLFMVEIITAVVCFFFWLGAKPVRVRSKVYLEHVFKANGKRVDLLGTYKHIYSFALSMMEKLLGWKGAIKLNQIETQNDDLHSLMDGFENGQGAFAICSHLGNMEMLRSLTGYGEYMTKRKFEVFPVLDFSVTSKFNSLLRELNPELMDHVVDANRIDVNTAVWMKEQIHNGNFVVIAGDRTSANSRNRVIETTFLGEPANFPEGAFSLAGILDAPVYFIFAIRKHDFNIRSAYEMHVVRAKTSLDCSRKERPERLKMLLQEYTELLERLCKEHPYQWYNFYNFWERLEK, encoded by the coding sequence ATGGACGCGAATACCCCAAATTTGAATACAAATGATGTCTTGAAGGCGCATTGGGCGGACATCAAGGAAGTGGGCGGTAGCATGTGGCATTTCCGCTTTATGCTTTGGATGGTATGTCATCTGCCGCTGTTCATGGTCGAAATCATTACGGCTGTGGTTTGCTTCTTCTTTTGGCTGGGAGCGAAGCCTGTTCGTGTTCGTTCTAAAGTTTATCTGGAACATGTGTTCAAGGCGAACGGGAAACGCGTTGATTTATTGGGGACGTATAAGCATATCTATTCGTTTGCCCTTTCGATGATGGAAAAATTGCTTGGCTGGAAGGGGGCTATCAAGCTGAACCAAATTGAAACGCAAAATGATGATTTGCATTCGTTGATGGACGGTTTCGAAAATGGGCAAGGCGCTTTTGCCATTTGTTCACATTTAGGGAATATGGAAATGCTTCGTTCGTTGACTGGGTATGGCGAATACATGACGAAGCGAAAGTTTGAAGTTTTCCCGGTACTTGATTTTTCGGTAACTTCAAAATTTAACAGCCTCTTGCGTGAATTGAATCCAGAATTGATGGACCATGTAGTGGATGCAAACCGCATTGATGTGAATACTGCGGTGTGGATGAAAGAACAAATTCACAATGGCAACTTCGTTGTAATCGCTGGGGATCGCACGTCTGCTAATTCAAGAAATCGCGTGATTGAAACAACGTTTTTAGGGGAACCTGCAAATTTCCCGGAAGGCGCGTTTTCATTGGCGGGCATCCTTGATGCTCCTGTTTATTTCATTTTTGCGATTCGCAAACACGATTTTAATATCCGCTCTGCATATGAAATGCATGTGGTGCGGGCTAAAACGTCTTTAGACTGCTCACGTAAAGAGCGGCCGGAGCGTTTGAAAATGCTTTTGCAGGAATACACTGAGTTGTTGGAAAGGCTGTGCAAAGAACATCCTTATCAGTGGTACAATTTCTACAACTTTTGGGAAAGATTAGAAAAATAG
- the hutH gene encoding histidine ammonia-lyase: MKTVVIGSKKLTIEDVVAIAKKQVAVELDSSIEFQKKIDSGAEFLDEALAEHGGIYGVTTGYGDSCTQVLPPEHYYQLPINLTRFHGCGLGDYFDAETTRAIMAVRLNTLAQGFSGVSYALLKIIMQFLQNDILPLIPQEGSVGASGDLTPLSYLAGAVIGERDVMYKGERRSSLDVMKELGITPHKFRPKEAIAIMNGTAAMNAVACMAYSRAEYLSDLACRITAMITVAMKGNAYHYYERLFEAKPHPGLGLAAKKMREALNLEVVQNVVPEKIQDPYSLRCAPHVIGLFYDSSAFLRQLIEIELNSANDNPIVDPFTKNIFHGGHFYGGHICLAMDTLKNMVANIADLLDRQLAMIVDIKFNRNLPPNLAGSKGDYDINHGFKAVQIGVSAWTAEALHLTMPMSVFSRSTECHNQDKVSMGTIAARDCIRVLELSEQVAAATLLASAQALRIRLERKEISEDRIKNLKDTYDQVFSKFAPLECDRQLEKDLRNTLELIRNKFYAV, encoded by the coding sequence ATGAAAACTGTCGTTATCGGAAGCAAAAAATTAACTATTGAAGATGTGGTCGCTATAGCGAAAAAGCAGGTGGCTGTTGAACTCGATAGCTCTATTGAATTTCAGAAAAAGATTGATTCGGGTGCTGAATTCCTGGATGAAGCACTTGCTGAACACGGCGGCATTTATGGCGTGACGACGGGTTATGGCGATTCCTGCACGCAGGTGTTGCCGCCGGAGCATTATTACCAGCTCCCCATCAACTTGACGCGTTTTCATGGTTGCGGTCTCGGCGATTACTTTGATGCTGAAACGACTCGCGCTATTATGGCGGTTCGCCTGAATACGCTTGCGCAGGGCTTTTCGGGCGTGAGCTACGCTCTTTTGAAAATCATCATGCAGTTCTTGCAGAATGATATCTTGCCGCTGATTCCGCAGGAAGGTTCTGTGGGTGCTAGCGGCGACTTGACTCCGCTTTCGTATTTGGCAGGTGCCGTGATTGGCGAGCGCGATGTGATGTACAAAGGCGAACGCCGTTCTTCTCTGGACGTGATGAAGGAATTGGGAATTACTCCGCACAAGTTCCGCCCGAAAGAAGCAATTGCCATTATGAACGGTACGGCGGCGATGAATGCGGTTGCTTGCATGGCTTATTCCCGTGCCGAATACCTTTCGGATTTGGCTTGCCGCATTACGGCGATGATTACGGTTGCCATGAAGGGCAATGCCTATCACTATTATGAACGCTTGTTCGAAGCGAAGCCGCATCCGGGTCTTGGACTTGCTGCCAAGAAGATGCGTGAAGCCTTGAATCTCGAAGTCGTGCAGAACGTTGTTCCTGAAAAAATTCAGGATCCGTATTCACTGCGTTGCGCTCCGCATGTGATTGGTCTTTTTTACGATTCCAGTGCTTTCTTGCGCCAGCTGATTGAAATTGAACTCAACAGTGCCAATGATAACCCGATTGTCGACCCGTTTACGAAAAACATTTTCCACGGTGGGCATTTCTACGGCGGACACATCTGCCTAGCGATGGATACGCTCAAGAATATGGTTGCAAACATTGCAGACCTTTTGGACCGTCAGCTCGCCATGATTGTCGATATCAAGTTTAACCGCAACTTGCCGCCGAATCTTGCGGGTAGCAAGGGCGATTACGATATCAACCACGGCTTCAAGGCGGTTCAGATTGGCGTTTCTGCTTGGACCGCTGAAGCTTTGCATTTGACGATGCCGATGAGCGTGTTTAGCCGTTCAACGGAATGCCACAACCAGGACAAGGTCAGCATGGGTACGATTGCAGCCCGCGACTGCATCCGCGTATTGGAACTTTCGGAACAGGTGGCAGCGGCAACGCTTTTAGCTTCTGCTCAGGCACTTCGCATCCGCTTGGAACGCAAGGAAATTTCGGAAGACCGCATCAAGAATCTGAAGGATACTTATGATCAGGTGTTCTCCAAGTTTGCGCCGCTAGAATGCGACCGTCAGCTTGAAAAGGATTTGCGTAATACATTGGAACTCATCCGCAATAAATTTTACGCGGTATAA
- a CDS encoding thioesterase family protein, producing the protein MAVKKIKETVEFQIEFYDVDSMQVAWHGNYVKFMEVARCALLRKIGYDYNEMTRSGYVWPVVYMHIKYIRPMIFMQKIRAVVTLEEYEVCMKLSYKFMDAESGTVLTKAESTQMAVDMQTKESLWACPACFVEKVRALLENG; encoded by the coding sequence ATGGCTGTAAAGAAAATCAAGGAAACGGTTGAATTCCAGATTGAATTTTACGATGTCGATTCCATGCAGGTTGCATGGCACGGCAATTACGTGAAGTTCATGGAAGTTGCCCGATGTGCGTTGTTGCGTAAAATCGGTTACGATTACAACGAAATGACGCGTAGCGGTTACGTTTGGCCCGTTGTGTATATGCATATCAAGTATATCCGCCCCATGATTTTTATGCAAAAAATTCGTGCCGTCGTGACTCTCGAAGAATACGAAGTCTGCATGAAGCTCTCTTATAAATTTATGGATGCTGAATCGGGAACTGTGCTTACAAAGGCTGAAAGTACCCAAATGGCGGTCGATATGCAGACTAAAGAATCCCTTTGGGCATGCCCGGCGTGCTTTGTTGAAAAAGTTAGGGCACTTCTTGAAAATGGCTAG
- a CDS encoding outer membrane lipoprotein carrier protein LolA — translation MARSIFCRLNRMILLLVLALSMSLSMAAVFDHPVNATSKQELSSVLLQMTRHDVVTGDFKQTKSIKKLNRDFVSTGTFRISKTSGIVWKTQKPFPSELTVSDAGISERNVNGQVRVISSNDNPVFAQFSKTIQAVFSGNLSELETNFNIFCEKTSNGYTVGLVPREKAVQKVIANIVMDVSENLEKVVITDGEGSPVVYEFSNQKTSDKNSAEQPGAP, via the coding sequence ATGGCTAGAAGCATTTTTTGTAGATTAAATAGGATGATTCTATTACTTGTCCTAGCTTTGTCCATGTCTTTATCCATGGCTGCCGTTTTTGACCATCCTGTGAACGCAACGTCGAAACAGGAGTTGTCGAGTGTACTCCTCCAAATGACTCGCCATGATGTCGTGACAGGAGATTTCAAGCAGACGAAGTCTATAAAGAAGCTGAATCGTGATTTCGTTTCGACGGGGACGTTCCGCATTTCAAAAACTTCAGGCATTGTCTGGAAGACCCAAAAGCCGTTTCCATCGGAGTTGACAGTTTCTGATGCTGGTATTTCTGAACGAAACGTGAACGGTCAGGTTCGTGTCATTTCTTCGAATGATAATCCTGTTTTTGCTCAGTTTTCAAAAACTATTCAAGCTGTTTTTTCTGGAAATCTCTCAGAACTAGAAACGAACTTTAATATATTTTGTGAAAAGACGTCAAATGGATATACGGTAGGGCTTGTTCCGCGAGAAAAAGCGGTGCAAAAAGTCATTGCTAACATTGTGATGGATGTATCCGAAAATTTGGAAAAAGTCGTTATTACGGATGGTGAGGGGTCCCCTGTGGTATACGAGTTTTCAAATCAAAAAACATCAGATAAAAATTCGGCAGAACAGCCGGGGGCTCCGTAG